A single window of Haliotis asinina isolate JCU_RB_2024 chromosome 5, JCU_Hal_asi_v2, whole genome shotgun sequence DNA harbors:
- the LOC137283744 gene encoding glycerophosphodiester phosphodiesterase 1-like, giving the protein MFSPRLSCLLLNGFYVFVVIYAFTNVGVAFLLTGAAFVLLQIYRIPAISDENLRSRLQQTTGKTKDKQNIILHRAGVYDSPENTLEGVKLAHEWGVGGVEVDLEFTCDGVGVLLHDSTLDRTTDGCGPICRQSFQDVRKLDAAAKHVCRAKTGPMQIPSLEECIQECLKLDLTVYIDCKSQPEKTAELMETLFKKYPALYNKAIVCSFYPQVIYSVRKKDQNIMTGLTHRRKVLSTVSEGVPRNKELWKKIVSPVLDVLLEWSLYSWMWYLCGNSFFLMHKDNLSRHNLNYWTNLGIQVIPWTVNNPKEKEFFTQSFNCPIITDGMNSE; this is encoded by the exons ATGTTTTCACCGCGACTGTCTTGTCTCCTGTTGAATGGGTTTTACGTTTTTGTTGTCATATACGCTTTTACCAATGTCGGGGTCGCATTTTTGTTAACTGGAGCAGCATTTGTGCTCCTTCAAATATACCGGATCCCCGCTATTTCGGACGAGAATCTGCGTTCGAGATTACAGCAGACGACAGGGAAAACgaaagacaaacaaaacattattcttCATCGAGCAGGGGTATACGATTCACCCGAAAATACTCTTGAAGGGGTGAAACTG gCTCATGAGTGGGGTGTTGGAGGTGTTGAGGTTGACCTTGAGTTCACGTGTGATGGGGTTGGTGTTCTGCTCCATGACAGCACCTTGGACAGAACTACAGATGGATGTGGGCCGATCTGTCGGCAGAGTTTCCAGGATGTCAGGAAGTTAGATGCAGCTGCCAAACATGTGTGCAG AGCCAAAACGGGTCCAATGCAGATTCCTTCACTGGAAGAGTGCATCCAAGAATGTCTGAAACTAGACCTCACCGTGTACATCGACTGTAAGAGTCAGCCCGAGAAG ACGGCAGAGTTAATGGAAACACTTTTCAAGAAGTACCCTGCATTGTACAACAAAGCCATTGTGTGCTCCTTCTACCCACAAGTCATCTATTCT GTCAGGAAGAAGGACCAGAATATAATGACTGGCTTGACCCATCGTAGGAAGGTCCTGTCAACTGTGTCCGAGGGTGTTCCAAGGAATAAGGAGTTGTGGAAGAAGATTGTCTCCCCTGTCCTGGACGTCCTTCTGGAGTGGTCGCTGTACTCCTGGATGTGGTATCTTTGTGGCAATAGTTTCTTCCTCATGCACAAAGACAACCTATCACG GCACAATCTCAACTACTGGACCAACTTAGGAATTCAAGTCATCCCCTGGACGGTCAACAACCCAAAGGAAAAGGAATTCTTCACACAATCCTTCAACTGTCCTATCATCACTGATGGCATGAATAGTGAATAA